Proteins from a single region of Vulgatibacter sp.:
- a CDS encoding DUF1579 domain-containing protein: protein MEKIEPTNEHRWLQRLVGEWQWQSEMGGENVSGKARVRSLGGLWIVCEFDMPDFEGKPGTALITLGYNIGKQRHEGTFVASMMDFQWVYDGQREGDRLNLDTQGPAMDDPTKQVPYRDVVEIESDDRWYLRALMQKDGAWHEFMTTTYRRVK from the coding sequence ATGGAGAAGATCGAGCCGACGAACGAGCACCGCTGGCTGCAGCGGCTGGTGGGCGAGTGGCAGTGGCAGAGCGAGATGGGCGGCGAGAACGTGAGCGGCAAGGCCCGCGTCCGGAGCCTGGGCGGCCTCTGGATCGTCTGCGAGTTCGACATGCCGGACTTCGAGGGCAAGCCCGGCACGGCGCTCATCACCCTGGGCTACAACATCGGTAAGCAGCGCCACGAGGGCACCTTCGTCGCCTCGATGATGGACTTCCAGTGGGTCTACGACGGCCAGCGCGAGGGTGATCGCCTCAACCTCGACACGCAGGGGCCGGCGATGGACGACCCGACGAAGCAGGTGCCCTACCGCGACGTGGTCGAGATCGAGAGCGACGATCGCTGGTACCTGCGTGCCCTGATGCAGAAGGACGGCGCCTGGCACGAGTTCATGACCACCACGTACCGGCGGGTGAAGTAG
- a CDS encoding tRNA-(ms[2]io[6]A)-hydroxylase: protein MLPLRSRTDPRWLELAVARFDEVLVDHAHCEKKAAASAMWLVSAYPDHDVLIKRCARLAHEELRHFRQVYDLISARGLVLGKDEGDPYAKELLSHVRTTLAERRTDRLLVSALIEARSCERLELLGEGLPDEELRHFYRRLARAEAGHYTLFVDLAELYDEPARVQARLAELAEVEAQLVARLPIQPRIH, encoded by the coding sequence ATGTTGCCGCTCCGCTCCCGCACCGATCCCCGTTGGCTCGAATTGGCGGTGGCCCGCTTCGACGAGGTCCTCGTCGATCACGCCCACTGCGAGAAGAAGGCAGCCGCCTCGGCGATGTGGCTGGTCTCGGCCTACCCGGACCACGACGTGCTGATCAAACGCTGCGCGCGCCTCGCCCACGAGGAGCTGCGCCACTTCCGACAGGTCTACGATCTCATCTCGGCGCGGGGGCTCGTGCTCGGCAAGGACGAGGGGGATCCGTACGCGAAGGAGCTCCTCTCCCACGTGCGCACGACGCTCGCGGAGCGGCGCACGGACCGGCTGCTGGTGAGCGCGCTGATCGAGGCGCGCTCGTGCGAGCGGCTGGAGCTGCTGGGCGAGGGGCTGCCGGACGAGGAGCTGCGCCACTTCTACCGGCGTCTCGCGCGGGCAGAGGCCGGCCACTACACGCTCTTCGTCGATCTGGCGGAGCTCTACGACGAGCCCGCCCGCGTGCAGGCCCGTCTCGCCGAGCTGGCGGAAGTGGAAGCGCAGCTAGTGGCCCGGCTGCCCATCCAGCCGCGCATTCACTGA